In the genome of Mugil cephalus isolate CIBA_MC_2020 chromosome 21, CIBA_Mcephalus_1.1, whole genome shotgun sequence, one region contains:
- the LOC124999277 gene encoding uncharacterized protein LOC124999277 isoform X2 has protein sequence MTELNWIHVFLFLVLALRFQAITGQDSYITVRDGDESVTLPCRNLEKDQHGCNGTNWLHNQLPSSKVVELVSLGQINDNKFNRLTVTSDCSLVIKEIKPSDYGRYVCRQYKKHEHTDARVHLSVINMYEQTNEEIRKLICSVLRYEGCSHTVMLLDDGNVCNYTNQESPCSASMPFTSPLQRYACKVTDGNSGDVLLCSFDAQASCEKIYPNKRNRKWGSPTNQEDDTNTSNLPHWWMYIAAALGFAVLLIIVGVVVGRRRTKGSRARPDDGTGQSLNPAETRSGPDGFQDTVDFEVPYATISFKKRRNGDAQAGDEEADDDDDQEEEEEEGQNNVHGDDAVTYSCVAVPQKDSADLMGLYATVKKKKKEEVEEESLQ, from the exons atgactgaactgaactggattcatgtatttttatttctggtgcTGGCGCTTCGGTTTCAAG CAATAACAGGACAGGACTCCTACATCACGgtcagagatggagatgaaTCCGTCACGTTGCCCTGTAGAAACCTGGAAAAAGATCAGCACGGATGTAACGGTACCAACTGGCTTCACAACCAATTACCTAGCTCTAAAGTGGTCGAGCTGGTTTCACTGGGGCAGATTAACGACAATAAATTCAACAGACTGACTGTTACATCAGACTGTTCTCTGGTGATAAAGGAGATCAAGCCTAGTGATTACGGTCGCTACGTCTGCAGACAGTACaagaaacatgaacataccGATGCTCGGGTCCATCTGTCTGTAATCAACA TGTATGAACAGACGAATGAAGAAATAAGGAAGTTAATCTGCTCTGTGCTGAGATACGAAGGCTGTTCACATACTGTGATGTTACTGGACGACGGTAATGTGTGTAATTACACAAATCAGGAGAGTCCCTGTTCAGCCTCCATGCCGTTTACTTCTCCTCTTCAGAGATACGCCTGTAAAGTGACAGACGGAAACAGTGGCGACGTGCTGCTGTGCAGCTTCGACGCTCAGGCCTCTTGTGAGAAAATCT ATCCGAATAAACGGAACAGAAAATGGGGTAGTCCCACAAACCAAGAAGacgacacaaacacatcaa ATCTTCCTCACTGGTGGATGTACATTGCTGCGGCTTTAGGTTTTGCAGTCCTCCTAATAATTGTTGGAGTTGTCGTCGGGCGGAGGAGAACTAAAG GGAGCAGAGCGCGGCCGGATGACGGCACC GGGCAGAGCTTAAACCCTGCAGAGACTCGGTCTGGTCCAGACGGTTTTCAGGACACG GTTGATTTTGAAGTTCCTTACGCCACCATCAGTTTCAAAAAGAGGAGAAACGGCGACGCCCAG GCTGGTGATGAAGAGgctgatgatgacgatgatcaggaggaggaggaggaggagggccagAATAACGTTCATGGGGATGATGCAGTGACCTACAGCTGTGTGGCGGTTCCTCAGAAAGACTCGGCTGATCTCATGGGCCTCTACGCCACcgtcaagaaaaagaaaaaagaagaagtagaagaggaGTCACTGCAATGA
- the LOC124999277 gene encoding uncharacterized protein LOC124999277 isoform X1 yields the protein MTELNWIHVFLFLVLALRFQAITGQDSYITVRDGDESVTLPCRNLEKDQHGCNGTNWLHNQLPSSKVVELVSLGQINDNKFNRLTVTSDCSLVIKEIKPSDYGRYVCRQYKKHEHTDARVHLSVINMYEQTNEEIRKLICSVLRYEGCSHTVMLLDDGNVCNYTNQESPCSASMPFTSPLQRYACKVTDGNSGDVLLCSFDAQASCEKIYPNKRNRKWGSPTNQEDDTNTSMFSDLPHWWMYIAAALGFAVLLIIVGVVVGRRRTKGSRARPDDGTGQSLNPAETRSGPDGFQDTVDFEVPYATISFKKRRNGDAQAGDEEADDDDDQEEEEEEGQNNVHGDDAVTYSCVAVPQKDSADLMGLYATVKKKKKEEVEEESLQ from the exons atgactgaactgaactggattcatgtatttttatttctggtgcTGGCGCTTCGGTTTCAAG CAATAACAGGACAGGACTCCTACATCACGgtcagagatggagatgaaTCCGTCACGTTGCCCTGTAGAAACCTGGAAAAAGATCAGCACGGATGTAACGGTACCAACTGGCTTCACAACCAATTACCTAGCTCTAAAGTGGTCGAGCTGGTTTCACTGGGGCAGATTAACGACAATAAATTCAACAGACTGACTGTTACATCAGACTGTTCTCTGGTGATAAAGGAGATCAAGCCTAGTGATTACGGTCGCTACGTCTGCAGACAGTACaagaaacatgaacataccGATGCTCGGGTCCATCTGTCTGTAATCAACA TGTATGAACAGACGAATGAAGAAATAAGGAAGTTAATCTGCTCTGTGCTGAGATACGAAGGCTGTTCACATACTGTGATGTTACTGGACGACGGTAATGTGTGTAATTACACAAATCAGGAGAGTCCCTGTTCAGCCTCCATGCCGTTTACTTCTCCTCTTCAGAGATACGCCTGTAAAGTGACAGACGGAAACAGTGGCGACGTGCTGCTGTGCAGCTTCGACGCTCAGGCCTCTTGTGAGAAAATCT ATCCGAATAAACGGAACAGAAAATGGGGTAGTCCCACAAACCAAGAAGacgacacaaacacatcaa tgtTTTCAGATCTTCCTCACTGGTGGATGTACATTGCTGCGGCTTTAGGTTTTGCAGTCCTCCTAATAATTGTTGGAGTTGTCGTCGGGCGGAGGAGAACTAAAG GGAGCAGAGCGCGGCCGGATGACGGCACC GGGCAGAGCTTAAACCCTGCAGAGACTCGGTCTGGTCCAGACGGTTTTCAGGACACG GTTGATTTTGAAGTTCCTTACGCCACCATCAGTTTCAAAAAGAGGAGAAACGGCGACGCCCAG GCTGGTGATGAAGAGgctgatgatgacgatgatcaggaggaggaggaggaggagggccagAATAACGTTCATGGGGATGATGCAGTGACCTACAGCTGTGTGGCGGTTCCTCAGAAAGACTCGGCTGATCTCATGGGCCTCTACGCCACcgtcaagaaaaagaaaaaagaagaagtagaagaggaGTCACTGCAATGA